Within Halococcus sediminicola, the genomic segment TCCCGGCGTGGAGATCGTCGCTTCGCCGAGTCGGACATGGGAGGCTACTCGCTGACGGTGACCTGCGCCGGGCGGAGCACCTTCTCGCCCATCTCGTAGCCCGGGCGGTAGAGTTCGGCCACGGTGTCGTCGGGTTGGTCGCTGTCGACGCGGAGCATCACCTCGTGGCGTTTTGGGTCGACGACGTCGCCCGTGTCGGGTTCGATGGCCGTAACGTTCTCCTCGTCGAGGATCCGGTCGAACTCCTCCAGCGTGCTCTCGACGCCCGGGCGGATGTCGGCGTCCTCGCCCTGTTCGAGCGCCCGCGAGAGGTTGTCACGCACGTCGAGCAGCCGGGAGACGAGGTCTTCGGTGGCGCGCTCGCGCAACTCCTCCTGTTGGCGCTCGGTGCGCTGTTTGTAGTTCTGGAAATCCGCCTGTTTGCGCTTCAGTTTCGATTCGAGGTCGTCGACCTTCCGAGCCTGCTCCTCGACGCTCCGCTCGGCACTCGCGGCGCGCTCGCGCAGCGTACGGATCTCGTCGGCGAGTTCGTCGGGAGGGGTCTCTTCGACGTGTGCTGTGAGGTTCTCGGACTCGTCGGTCACGGTATCGGCGTTCGTCCCGGTCTCGTCCTCGATCGGGATTTCCTCGGCCGATTCGTCGGCTCCGACGTCGTTGTCGCTCATGGTCGAACGGAGTCGATACACGGACAAAAGGATTCAGAAAGCCGACTGCGGGCCGTGCGTCAATCGAGGAAGCGATAGTACTGCTCGAAGACGTCCCTGTCGGAGACGAGTTGGATATGTTCTTGGTAGCCCGAGTTCTCGCTACGGACCACGTCGACCGACGCGGCCAGCGAATCGGGAAGCGCGGCGTACTCGTCGGGGGCGATGAGTTCGTCGGCGCTGCTCCAGAGCGCCAAGTAATCGACGCCCTCCGCGAGCGTGCCGTCGTTCAACTCCGTGAGAAAGTCACTGCCCGGGATCATGTCACGACCGCCGTCGGTCAGCGCCCCGAGGTAGGCGACGTAAGTGCCCTGATGGGGCGTCCCGAGCGTCACGAGGTCGTCGACGTACTGCGCGGCATCCAACTTCTCGATGGCCCACCGCGAGTCGAGCCCGCCCATCGAGTGCGCGACGACGTCGACCTCGCTTCCGTGCTCGTCGCCGATGGCCGCGAGACGGTCTGCGACCACCTCGGCGTACTCGGTGGGCGAATCGACGGTCGTCCCGGGGACGTCGCCGAGGTCGGCGCGGTGGACGTTCTCAGTGGTATAGCCCACCTCTCGAAAGTACGATTTGAGGACGTCCCACCACGGCGTGTCCTCGGTATCGGCATAACCGTTGACGAGCAACACGGGTTCGTCGCCCGGCGATCCGTCGTCGGCCGCGGCGGTACCCACGGTCGAGACGCCGAGTGCAGTAGCGGCCGCGACACCCACACCTTTGAGAACGGACCGCCGCGTGGTCGGTTCGGTAGCGTTCATTATCGAACGAATCGTCGGGCCGAACCACGCATACGTCTGCTTCCGGGTACCGCTGGGTGTTTTTATGCACGCCGATACCTCGATCCCGGAGCCCCACACGCCGGACCGACGCTCCGGCGGCACAGTGACCGTGCGGGCGGCGTGGTTTTACGAACACGAGGCGTAGCTTCCGTGTCATGAGTGAACAAGACAGGGATTGGGACGAGTTCGACCCGGAGGCGCGCGAGGAGCGCGAAATCGGCCGTGAGATGGTCTCGAAGAGCACGGGATTGGGATCGGTCGTCGCCCACTTCTATCGGGGCGAGATGAGCGTCGTCACGACGTGGCGAACCCGCCTCGACGAGACCATCAACTGGGCAGTGACGATCATCTCCGCAATCTTGATCTACGCCTTCTCGACGGACGGCAATCACGTGATCCTGCTCGCCGGCATGGTCGTCATCAGCATGTTCCTCGGCATCGAAGCCCGGCGCTATCAGGCCTACGACGTCTATCGTGCGCGGGCGCGACTGATGCAAGAGAACCTCTTTGCGAACACGCTCGACCCGTCACAGGGCGTCGAACACCGCGACTGGCGGCGCGAGCTCAGCGACGACTACCGGAATCCGACCATCAAGACACCCTACCTCGAAGCGCTCGGGCGGCGACTCCGCCGGATCTATCTCCCGCTGTTCGCGCTGATGCTCGCCGCGTGGCTGTTCAAGATCACGGCCTTCTCGGCCGGCCGATCGTGGCTCGATACGGCCGCCGTGGGAAGCGTACCCGGAACAGTCGTGTTCGGTGTCGTCGGCGTGTTCTACCTCGTCATGGTCGCCATCGCGTTCTGGCCGCGCGAGCGCCACTCGAAGGGCGAGTTCGGCGACGTCGAGCACGGCGAGTGGAAGAACACCGATTAACGCCTCGCGCCCGGAGGAAGGCCGTGGCGGACGTCACGCTCACCTTCGAGGACGGCACCATCCGCGTCGAGAGCGGCGCGGACCTCGACCTCCCCGTCGAGAGCGACCCGCGCTCGAAGACGGCCCGTGCGCCCGCCGTGCGTTACGCGGCGCTTGTCGACGCGCTCGACAATCACGATGTCGACTACGACGACCGCGTGCTCGACGCACCAGCGCTCGACGTGGCCTCGGACTACGAGCTTCGGGACTACCAACGGGAAGCGCTCGGTGCGTGGCGCGCGAACGACCATCGAGGAGTGCTCGAACTCCCCACCGGCAGCGGGAAGACCGTCATCGGTATCGAAGCCATCGAAACCCTCCGAACGACGGCGCTCGTCGTCGTTCCAACGATCGATCTGCTTGAGCAGTGGCGGCGCGAACTCGAAACCGAGTTCGGGGGTCCGATAGGTCAACTCGGCGGCGGCGAACAGCACGTCGAAGCGCTCACCGTTTCGACCTACGATTCGGCCTATCTGCGCGCCGAGGACATCGGCGACCGGTTCGGTCTCGTGGTGTTCGACGAGGTCCACCATCTTGGGGGGAGGGGCTACCGCGACATCGCCCGGCTACTCGCCGCGCCCGCCAGATTGGGCCTCACGGCAACCTTCGAGCGCTCCGACGGCGCACACGAAGTCATCGAAGAACTCTGTGGCCCGCTCGTCCACCGCATCGCGCCCGACGAACTCGCCGGGAACCATCTCGCGGCCTACGACATCAAGCGCCTCGACGTCTCGCTGACCGACGACGAACGCGCGGAGTACGACCGGCATCGAGAGACCTTCACGAACTACCTCGCTCGGTCGAACCTCGACATGAACAGTGGGGACGACTACCGAAAACTCGTCATGCGCTCGGGATCGGACCCGGAGGCCCGGAAAGCGCTGCTCGCCAACCAACGCGCCCGCGAGATAGCGTCGAACGCCGACGCCAAAATCGAAACGCTCGCCGACATCCTCGACCGCCACCGCGAGGACCGGCTCATCGTCTTCACCGCGCACAACGACCTCGTCTATCGCCTCTCCGAACGATTTCTCGTCCCCGCCATCACCCACCAGACGGGCGCGGACGAACGCCGCGAAATCCTCGAAAAGTTCCGTGCCGGCGAGTATTCGCGCGTCGTCACGGCGAACGTCCTCGACGAGGGCGTCGACGTGCCGGACGCAAACGTCGCGGTCGTTCTCTCGGGCAGCGGCTCCGAACGCGAGTTCACCCAGCGCCTCGGTCGGATTTTGCGCCCGAAGGAAGACGGCGGGCGGGCGCTGCTCTACGAGGTCGTCACCGAGGAGACCGCCGAGGAGCGCGTCGCCGAGCGGCGGCGGTGACGAGAGGGTTTAGAGGGCCGCCACCCAATCAGGACCGTGCTCACGAAGGACCTCCGCCGGGTGTCGCGGGCGGGCGGTGGCTACCACCCGCAGTTCACCGACAGGGAGGACCGCCCGCTCGCCGCACGGGTCATCGGGGTCTATCAGGGCCACGTCGGCTCCCCGAGGACGGACCTCGACGACGCGCTTGAAGACCTCGAACGCGAGGCCGACGATTTCAAACTCGTTCGCGGGTTCGCCAAACTCGTCGAGCGAGAAGCCACCTTCGAGACCCGTAGCGAACTGGTCCCCGAGCGCGCCCGCAGCGCCGCCTTCGCTGCCGCCGAATCGATCGGCGTCGTGACTGAAGCCGACCGCGAGCGGACGCTCTCGCGGGCCGCGGACCGACTCGACGCCACACCGAAAAGCGTCGCACGGTCGCTCTACGCCGACCTCGACGAACGGCAGGTTCTGGTGAGCCTCGACGTACCGTGGGACCCGGCCGAACTCTGCGCGCAGTACGACCTCTCGCTGGCCCAGACAGTGTTGTTCGACGCGACCGAGCTGCGGGTGCGGAGTTCGGACCCGAAAGCGCTCGTTTCGGCGATCAAACGCCTGCGATTGCTCTACGAGATCCGGAAGACCGACGCGGGTAGCTCCGGTGCACTCTCCGAGCGCGAGGTCCGCGTGACGGGTCCGGATAGTCTATTCCGCCGGACCAGACGCTACGGCACCCGGTTCGCCCGGCTGCTCAGAAGCGTCACGAAAGCGGGCGAGTGGGATCTCACGGCGACCATCGACGACCGCGGGACCGAGCGCGAACTCCGACTCACGCAGGCCGACCTCACACCCCCGGAAACCGAGCCGGTGGTCGAAGTCGACTACGACAGCGGCGTCGAGGCCGATTTCGCCGCGCGCTTCGCGGCGCTCGACCTCGACTGGAACCTCACCCGCGAACCCGAACCGCTCGAAACCGGCGCACGGGTCATGATTCCCGACTTTTCCTTCGAGTGGAAACACAGCAATTTTCGAGTGTTCTTCGAGATAATGGGCTTTTGGACGCCCGAGTACGTCGCAAAGAAACTCGCCCAGATCGAGGGGCTGGAGGACGTTTCGCTGCTGGTCGCCGTCGACGAATCGCTCGGCGTCGGCGAGCAGCTCGAAGCGCGCGACGCGCGCGCCATCCCCTACTCGAAAACCGTGCGGCTACGTGATGCCCGTGACGCGCTCCGGAAGTACGAAAACCAGTTGAACGCCGAGAGCGCGGCGACGCTGTCCGACGCACTCGTTCCTCAGGAGAGGGTGATTTCACTGACGGCGCTCGCCGCGAAACACGGCGTGAGCGAGCGCGCCATCGAGGGGAAGGAGTTCCCCGAGCACGAACTTGTCGGCCGGACGCTCGTCCGCCCCGCCGTCCTCTCGGCGCTCGAAGACGCCATCGAACCCGGGATGGCGCTTTCGGCGGTCGAAGAGCGACTCGCCGAGGTGGGTCTCGACGACGCGAGCGCGGTGCTCTCGCGGCTCGGCTATCGAGTGGAATGGGAGGGCCTGAGCGGCGGCACCGTTCGGGAGAAAGGGTGAGTTACGGCGACGCACTCGATTCGGCGGGGCGGATGTCGCGGTAGAAGGCGACCCCGTAAGTCATCGAGAACGCACCGACGACGCCGGTGAGTGCGACGAACACGACGGCAGCCACGATCGCCACGCCCGGCGAAAGCGTCGGCAGGCCACCGGCGGCCTGTGGAGCCTGAAACAGCGCGAACACCGCTCCGAAGATACCGAAGACGCTGCCGATGAGCGCGAGTACGAGCGTATAGCCGAGCGTGCTGAGTTTGTTGGCGCGGACCGCCCCGACGCTGCGCTTGAAGCCAGCGACGGCACCTACGTCGTCGAGCACGATCGCCTGTCCGAAGAACTGGATGAAAAAGAAGAGGAGGAAGTACAACACGAACGCGACCAGCACGACGCCGACGATGCCGAGGAACGCGGCTCCGCCGAGTGCATCGCCACCGGTAGCGAAGACGGCAAAGCCGCCAACGGCACCGATGGCGGCCAGCGCAACGACGTACACTATTCCCACAACCAGCAGGATGAAAAACGCGCCGAGCAACGAGACGTAGTTCGCCTTCCCGGCGCTCACGAACGTCCCGAGGCTCGTGGTCCCCTCGACCGCCTCGTTGCCCATCCCGATGATACCGCCGAAGAAGAACGGATAGAGAACGAGAAAGAGCAGCGAGAGCAGTCCGGACGCGACCACGATGGCGACCGAATCGACCGACTGGACGAGGAGCTGTGGTAGTTGGATGAGGCCGAGCACCAACGCGATGACGACGAGGATCGGGTTCCGTACCACCGCAGCGACCGTCTGCCGTCCTGCCGATATCGCACCCATACCAACGATACATTCAGACACGCCATAAATAGTTTATTGTCGACATCAAACCTCGACAGAGAGGCTCGCCAGTGCGGGCTGTATCACAGTCACTATCAGGTTCACGACCGGCGTTCGACCATGAACCCGTGGTTCACGCTCGTCGTCGCCGGGCTGTTCGAGGTAGGATGGGCCATCGGTCTCGAATACTCGCAGGGTCTCTCGAAGCTCCTGCCGAGCCTGCTCACCGTCGTCTCGCTCGTCGTCAGCATGGTGTTGCTGGCACAGGCGGTCCAATCGCTGCCCATCGGGACGGCCTACGCGGTCTGGACCGGCATCGGAGCCGTCGGCGCGGCGACTCTTGGGGTAGTCCTGTTCGACGAACCGTCGAGCGCCGCCCGCGTGGGGTTCATCTCACTTATCGTCGTTGGCGTCGTCGGATTGAACTTCACCCAGTGAGGTCGCGCCGACGACCCTTCGGCACCTGTGAGCGGAGTTCGCCGTCGATGAACAGCCCGACGCCGAGCGGTTCGCGCTCGCCGGCGATAGCGTGGGCGGCGACGAGATAGCCCCAGTCGCCGTCCCAGTCCACAGGCTGGTCCTCGCCGGCGACGAATCGCTGCGCCTCCTGCCGACCGAGTTCGACGACGTTTCTCCTCGCGTGCCGACCGAAACGCTGGACCGCGTCGGTGGTCGGTTTCCAGTGCTCTTGGCGCGTGCGAAGGAACATCATCCCGAGCGCCTCGATCTCGAGCGGCCCCGCCATCTCACCGCGAAACGCCCAGAGCTTCCCGCCACCCTTCTCCCAGAAGGAGTAGCCCTCGAAGGTTTCGGGAGCGATTCCGTAGCGCTCGTCCCAGAAATCGAGCACTTCCCGCCGGGTGGCTCGACCCTCGACGGTGCGTGCGTCGGCTGTCGCGGGCAGACGGTCGAACCGCGAGCCGTCGTTCGTTCCGTCGCTCATCCGCCGACCTCCACCTTCGCACAGAAGAAGCCACCCGTGTCGTTCAGATGGGGATAGATGCGTTTTGCCTTCCGCACGCTCTCGTCGAATTTCTTGCCCTGCCATTCGGTGATTCCGGGCCGAGTTTCGAGATCACAGGAAAAATCGACGAGTCGGCAGTCTTCGGCCGAAAGAACGCTGTCGAGGACGGCCTCGTTCTCCTCCGGTGCGAACGTGCAGGTCGAGTACACCACGACACCACCCCGACGGGTCGCCTGTACCGCCCGCCGGAGGATGGATTCTTGGATCGCGGCGACCGATTCGACGTAGGAGAGCGACCACTCGGCGAGCGCGTCCGGGTTCTTCCGGATCGTGCCCTCGCACGAACACGGCGCGTCGACGAGCGCGCGATCGAACGCGTCGAACGCGAACGGCTTGAGCGAGTAGTTCCGCCCGTCGCGGTTCGTCACCGCCATCGAGGTGACGCCGAGGCGCTCGGCGTTGAATCTGAGGGCAGAAAGCCGACCCAGGTTCCGGTCGTTCGCCACGACGAATGCCTTCTCGTCGGCGAGGGCAGCGAGTTGGGTCGCCTTCCCGCCGGGGGCGGCACAGGCCGCCCAGACGCGATCGCCGGGTTGGGGATCACAGACGAGCGCCGGCAGCGCCGAGACTTCCTCCTGGCCGTGGAGCCAGCCGTGATAGGCCCCCCACGTCCGGCCCGGACTGGCCGAATCGAGCCGGAGAAGGCTGGGATGCCACTCCGTGGGTTCGTAGCCCACGCCCTCCGCGTCGAGTGCGGCCATCGCCCGCTTGGGCGTCGCCTTGATCTCGTTCACCCGGACGACGGAGGGCAGCGGGCGCTCACAGGCCGCACGGAACGCCGCGAAATCGTCGACGAGCGGTTCGTATCGTTCGAGAACGTCCATTGGGAACCCATCCGTCCGGGGTCGCTTGTCGATTTCGGAGTTGGGAGGGTATTAAGTCGCTTCGGCGAGAATGCCACCACATGGCACACATCGACGTCGTGGCCGAGGACATCGCACTCGACGAACCGACGCTCGTCGAGGGGCTGCCGGGCGTCGGACTGGTGGGCAAGATCGTCGCCGACCACCTCGTCGATGCCTTCGACATGGATTACTACGCCGGCGTCCACTGCGATGGCGTCCCGGAAGTCGGCGTCTATCGCGGCGAACGCTCCGCCCTCAGACCGCCCGTCCGCCTCCACGCCGACGCCGAGCGCGATCTCCTCGTGCTCCAGAGCGACGTCCCGGTCTCACCGAACGAGGCGACCGGGTTCGCCGACTGCATCACCGGCTGGCTCGCCGACAACAACGTCACGCCGCTCTATCTCAGCGGCCTGCCCGACCAGTCCGACGAGGTGCCCGAAGTGTATGGCGTGTCGACCGGTGCTGGCAACGATCTCCTCGACGAGGCCGGCATCGTCCCACCCGCTGAGGGCGGTCTCGTGAGCGGCCCGACCGGCGCACTACTCTATCACGCCGAGCGAACGAACCTCACGAGCGTCGGTCTCATCGCCGAGACCAACCCACAGTTCCCCGACCCCGAGGCCGCCCGTGCGGTCCTCGAACACGGCATCGAACCGCTCACCGGCATCGGCATCGACACCTCCGATCTCGTCGAACAGGCCGAAGAGATCCAGGAGGCCCGCGAGCGCCTCGCCGAACGGATGCACCAGGCCGAAGACGAGAGTTCGCAGGCCGAACCGATGCGGATGTTCCAATAGTGCCTTTTTACTTCGTCGGGTGGCCTCCCTGTGGTCGGCCACCACTCTCTGCTCGCGGGCCGAAGGCCCGCTCGCACGGTACGAGGGACCGAAGATCCCTCGCTACTCGCAAAAAGCTACGCTAAAAACTCCCGCTCGCGCCTGCGGCGCTCGCGGTGAACCTCACTCACTCCGTTCGCGTGGACGCCTTCCGCAACCGCACAGTCCCACCTCAGCACCGCCGAAGCCCTCACTCGCTCACCCCGTTCGCTCGTTCGCCCTTCATCCACCAGGAACAGCCCCGCTACCGCACCGCAATCGCCGCCGGTCGGCGGCGTTTTCACGCCACATGTGCGAGGTTGAGTTATGGACACGCTGCGCGGACTCCTCGCGCGCAATCGCCGGGGCGAGGCAATCGTCCTCCACGACGCCACATCCGACCGCGAGTACGATGCCCGTCGACTCCTCACGAACGCCTGGAAGACGGGCAACTTCCTGCACCACTGCGGCGTCCGGGGCGGCCACACGGTCGCCGTCGTCGGGAAAACACCCGAGGCGCTCCTCGGCTTCCTCGGCGCGGCGTCGCTCGGAGCCATCACCCGCTTCGGCCCAGCCACCGCGACCGACGCCCGCGCAGTTATCGCACCGACCGGGAGCATCGAGGAGTTCGACCTCCCGCCGGGCGGCACGGCAATTGCCTACGGCGAACCCCCCGAGAGCGCCCACGTCGAACACTTCGAGCGCGACGTCTGGAGCGAGAACCCGACCCTCGCACCGGCACCGGTCGACCCCACCGATCCCATTCTCGCCGCCGATGGAGCGGAGTTCACGCATTCGGAAATGCTCAGTGCTGCCCAGGATGCCATCGAATCGGTCAGCATGAGAGAGGGCGAAACTATTGCCCTGCGCACATCGCTCTCTCGACCCGGGACCGTCGTGGCCGGTGTCGTCGCCCCGCTGCTCGTGAACGGAATCATCACGCTGCCGGATTCCGATACTGTGGCCGACATCGCGATCGCGAGCGGCGACGCGCCCGAGGCGCGTCTCGTGGACCCGGCAGCGATGCTCTGAAATTCCGCGAGCGCGATCCGAAAGAAAGCCATGTGAGGAGTCTGAGCATCGACCATGCCGGGAGCACGCATCGAGCAGGGCGAGCGGGTCACGCTGCGAACTGTCGAGCGCGCGGATAGCGAGTTCCTCCAGCGCGCCCACGCCGACCCGGAGATCCGCTACCCGCTCGGCACTGTGACGCACATGAACAGCAACCAGATGGACGACCACTTCGAGGAGTTCATCGAGGACGAGGGCAACGTCAGCTTCCTCGTCTGTCTCGGGAGTGCCGGTCCGGGCCATCCCGACGAAGGGGAGATCGAGGCGATCGGCGTCGTCAACGTGACACACGTCGATTGGGACCGACCCAGTCTGGCCTACTGGCTCGTACCGGACCACCACGGCGAGGGCTACGGGAAAGAAGCGGCCTCGCTCGTCGTCGAGTACGTCTTTCGCACCTTCGATGTCCACGGTATCGGCGCACACGCCTTCGACTACAACGCGGCCTCGCGCGGCTTGCTCGAATCGCTCGGATTCACCCAGGAAGGCCGTGCGCGCGAAGCGAGATTTATCGACGGCGAATACCGCGATGCGGTGCAGTACGGACTGTTGCGCCGCGAGTGGCGCGGGCGTGAGGAGAACGAGTGAGTCAGGAGGTGGCTTCGGCCGTGTCGCCGATCTTCATCCCCGAGAGCTTCTCGACGATGCTGTCGACCTTCCCGTCGAGGTCGTCGACGAACTCCTGGGTGCGGTCGGTCGTGATGGCTCCCTGGCTCGATGGTTCGATCAGGCTTTCCTCTTCGAGCACGCGCAGCGAGTAGCGCACCTTGTGATGGGGGTAGCCCGTCTCGTTCGACATCTTCACGATCCCGATCGGCTCGCTCTCGATGACCATCCGCAGCACCTGCAGATGGCGTTCCAGCATATCGACTTCCTTCTCCAATCGATCTATCATGGCATTTGTTAACTCGTGGGTGCGGGGTTTAAACGTTACTGCTCCGAGATAGCGGCCGCGCCTGCCGGTAGATCGAGTCCGACCGCTGTCGTGGTCGCAGCAGCACCGTTCGACTCCCGCTCCGCTCGGTTCGATGTGGGTGTGCGTGTCACATATACTTTCTGGCCTCGGGCGTCAGACGACAGAGAATACCAATTGATGGTGATAGATGTCGTTAGCGTGGGGCTGGCACATCGAAATCGGTTTACCCGGAAGGTCGGAAGCCCAGTATATGACTGTCACCATCGTCGGCGCACAGCTCGGCGACGAGGGCAAGGGCGGGATGGCCGACCGCTGGAGCGAATCAGCTGAGGTCGTCTGTCGGTACCAGGGCGGCGACAACGCCGGCCACACCGTCGTCCACGGCGGCGAGGAGTACAAACTCTCGCTGGTGCCGAGCGGGGCCATCCGCGGGAAAGTCAACGTACTGGGCAACGGCTGCGTCGTCAACCCGAAAACCCTTTTCGAGGAACTCGACGCGCTCGCCGACCGTGGCATCGATCCCGACGTCAGAGTCGCCCGCCGCGCGCACGTCATCTTTCCCTATCATCGCGTGCTCGACGGCATCGAGGAAGAGGTGAAGAGCGAGAGCGACTTCGACGTCGCCACCACCGGCCGCGGCATCGGCCCGACCTACGAGGACAAGGCCGGCCGGCGCGGCATCCGTATCGGCGACCTCCTGAACGAAGACGTGCTCCGCGAACGGCTCGAATACGTCGTCCCACAGAAACGCGCGCTCGCCGAGGAGGTCTTCGGCGTCGAAACGGGCGAGGCGTTCGACGTGGACGCGCTCTACGAGCAGTACTCGAAGTTCGGCGAGCGACTCGCGGCGGAGGACATGACCGTCGACGCCGGAACCTTCCTCGCCGATCGCATCGACGACGGCGAGGAGGTGCTCTTCGAGGGCGCACAGGGCACGATTTTGGACATCGACCACGGCAACTACCCCTACGTCACCTCCTCGAACCCCACCGCGAGCGGGGCGGCCGTCGGCACGGGACTCGGACCGGGAATCGTCGGCGACGGCGAGATCGTCGGCATCGCCAAGGCCTACCTCTCGCGGGTCGGTACGGGTCCCCTCCCCACCGAACTCGGTGGCGTGGTCGGCCAGACACCCGACTACGACGAGGACACCGAACGTGGCGACGAGGCGCTCGCCACGGAGCTCCGCGAGGCCGGCGGTGAATATGGAACTGTCACGGGCCGACCGCGACGCATCGGCTGGCTCGACCTGCCGATGCTCCGCCACGCGACGCGCGCAAACGGATTCACGGGACTCGTCGTCAATCACATCGACACGCTCGCTGGTCTCGACGAGGTTCGAGTGGGCCACTCCTACACGCTCGATGGCGAGGAACGATTCACTTTGCCGGCGACGACCGAGCGCTGGGCCGACTGCGAGGCGAACCTCGAACGGTTCGACGGCTGGGCCGACGCCGACTGGGACGCGATCGCCGACGAGGGCTACGACGCGCTTCCGGAGAACGCACGCACCTATCTGGATTACATCAGCGAGGAACTCGACGTCCCGATCTACGCCGTCGGCGTCGGACCGGGCCGTGAGCAGACGGTGGTGTGTGAGGACCCGTTCGCGTAGTCGACACCGCACAGCACCGCCGAAGCCCTCGGCCGTGGTTCGAGAGAGCTTCGCTCTCTCGTCATCACGAAAGGCGCGAAGCGCCTTTCGAATGACTTCACGGCCTCGCCCTTCATCCGCCAGGACCGCACAGTTCAGCAACCACACAACACCGCAGCCGCGGCCGCGCTGCGGCCGCTCCACACCGCCCGCGACCGCCCTGCCGCTGGGCGAGCGCCACGCTTTTATCACCGCCGGTCGTCGTTTTGCGCATGAATTGGGGCGAGCGACGATGAAGGAGTCACTGATGGACATCATCCGGTGTCCGATGGACAAGCAGGAACTCGAACTCGACGTCATCCAACGGACCGACGACGAGGTGCTCGAAGGCCGCCTCGTCTGTACGGAGTGTGGCGAGGAGTACCCCATCGAGGAGGGGATTCCGAACCTGCTCCCGCCGGACATGCGCGAGGACGCCCCGGCCTGAGCATGGCGGAATCCGTCTCCGGAACGCTCGCCGTCCACCTCAATCGTGCGGACCTCCACTCGGTCGAACTGCCCGACTCGTTCGCGAGTTCGGACTCATTCGTCGTCGAACTCGACAACCACGGCGAGGCGACCCACGTCCACCTCCGCCTCGACGACGCGCTCTCGGAGATCGCTGCGATCCCGACGAGCAACCACTACGTCCGCCCCGGCGCGACGGTGCGCGTCCCGGTACGAGTCCACGAGAGCGGTCCCGTGACGGGCGTTCTCACG encodes:
- the grpE gene encoding nucleotide exchange factor GrpE, with the protein product MSDNDVGADESAEEIPIEDETGTNADTVTDESENLTAHVEETPPDELADEIRTLRERAASAERSVEEQARKVDDLESKLKRKQADFQNYKQRTERQQEELRERATEDLVSRLLDVRDNLSRALEQGEDADIRPGVESTLEEFDRILDEENVTAIEPDTGDVVDPKRHEVMLRVDSDQPDDTVAELYRPGYEMGEKVLRPAQVTVSE
- a CDS encoding esterase/lipase family protein, producing MNATEPTTRRSVLKGVGVAAATALGVSTVGTAAADDGSPGDEPVLLVNGYADTEDTPWWDVLKSYFREVGYTTENVHRADLGDVPGTTVDSPTEYAEVVADRLAAIGDEHGSEVDVVAHSMGGLDSRWAIEKLDAAQYVDDLVTLGTPHQGTYVAYLGALTDGGRDMIPGSDFLTELNDGTLAEGVDYLALWSSADELIAPDEYAALPDSLAASVDVVRSENSGYQEHIQLVSDRDVFEQYYRFLD
- a CDS encoding DUF2270 domain-containing protein yields the protein MSEQDRDWDEFDPEAREEREIGREMVSKSTGLGSVVAHFYRGEMSVVTTWRTRLDETINWAVTIISAILIYAFSTDGNHVILLAGMVVISMFLGIEARRYQAYDVYRARARLMQENLFANTLDPSQGVEHRDWRRELSDDYRNPTIKTPYLEALGRRLRRIYLPLFALMLAAWLFKITAFSAGRSWLDTAAVGSVPGTVVFGVVGVFYLVMVAIAFWPRERHSKGEFGDVEHGEWKNTD
- a CDS encoding DEAD/DEAH box helicase family protein: MADVTLTFEDGTIRVESGADLDLPVESDPRSKTARAPAVRYAALVDALDNHDVDYDDRVLDAPALDVASDYELRDYQREALGAWRANDHRGVLELPTGSGKTVIGIEAIETLRTTALVVVPTIDLLEQWRRELETEFGGPIGQLGGGEQHVEALTVSTYDSAYLRAEDIGDRFGLVVFDEVHHLGGRGYRDIARLLAAPARLGLTATFERSDGAHEVIEELCGPLVHRIAPDELAGNHLAAYDIKRLDVSLTDDERAEYDRHRETFTNYLARSNLDMNSGDDYRKLVMRSGSDPEARKALLANQRAREIASNADAKIETLADILDRHREDRLIVFTAHNDLVYRLSERFLVPAITHQTGADERREILEKFRAGEYSRVVTANVLDEGVDVPDANVAVVLSGSGSEREFTQRLGRILRPKEDGGRALLYEVVTEETAEERVAERRR
- a CDS encoding DUF790 family protein, whose amino-acid sequence is MLTKDLRRVSRAGGGYHPQFTDREDRPLAARVIGVYQGHVGSPRTDLDDALEDLEREADDFKLVRGFAKLVEREATFETRSELVPERARSAAFAAAESIGVVTEADRERTLSRAADRLDATPKSVARSLYADLDERQVLVSLDVPWDPAELCAQYDLSLAQTVLFDATELRVRSSDPKALVSAIKRLRLLYEIRKTDAGSSGALSEREVRVTGPDSLFRRTRRYGTRFARLLRSVTKAGEWDLTATIDDRGTERELRLTQADLTPPETEPVVEVDYDSGVEADFAARFAALDLDWNLTREPEPLETGARVMIPDFSFEWKHSNFRVFFEIMGFWTPEYVAKKLAQIEGLEDVSLLVAVDESLGVGEQLEARDARAIPYSKTVRLRDARDALRKYENQLNAESAATLSDALVPQERVISLTALAAKHGVSERAIEGKEFPEHELVGRTLVRPAVLSALEDAIEPGMALSAVEERLAEVGLDDASAVLSRLGYRVEWEGLSGGTVREKG
- a CDS encoding DUF7847 domain-containing protein, with the protein product MGAISAGRQTVAAVVRNPILVVIALVLGLIQLPQLLVQSVDSVAIVVASGLLSLLFLVLYPFFFGGIIGMGNEAVEGTTSLGTFVSAGKANYVSLLGAFFILLVVGIVYVVALAAIGAVGGFAVFATGGDALGGAAFLGIVGVVLVAFVLYFLLFFFIQFFGQAIVLDDVGAVAGFKRSVGAVRANKLSTLGYTLVLALIGSVFGIFGAVFALFQAPQAAGGLPTLSPGVAIVAAVVFVALTGVVGAFSMTYGVAFYRDIRPAESSASP
- the sugE gene encoding quaternary ammonium compound efflux SMR transporter SugE; amino-acid sequence: MNPWFTLVVAGLFEVGWAIGLEYSQGLSKLLPSLLTVVSLVVSMVLLAQAVQSLPIGTAYAVWTGIGAVGAATLGVVLFDEPSSAARVGFISLIVVGVVGLNFTQ
- a CDS encoding DUF7122 family protein, whose protein sequence is MSDGTNDGSRFDRLPATADARTVEGRATRREVLDFWDERYGIAPETFEGYSFWEKGGGKLWAFRGEMAGPLEIEALGMMFLRTRQEHWKPTTDAVQRFGRHARRNVVELGRQEAQRFVAGEDQPVDWDGDWGYLVAAHAIAGEREPLGVGLFIDGELRSQVPKGRRRDLTG